The following are encoded in a window of Loxodonta africana isolate mLoxAfr1 chromosome Y, mLoxAfr1.hap2, whole genome shotgun sequence genomic DNA:
- the LOC135229047 gene encoding matrix-remodeling-associated protein 5-like isoform X2 yields the protein MPTRARWGALSVVLILLWGHSCTAQACPHPCACYVPSEVHCTFRSLASVPAGISKHVERINLGFNSIQAVSETSFAGLTKLELLMVHGNEIPSIPDGALRDLSSLQVFKFSYNKLRVITGQTLRGLSSLVRLHVDHNKIEFIHPQAFHGLMSLRLLHLEGNLLRQLHPGTFSTFSFLDYFRLSTVRHLYLAENKISSLPTGMLQNMPLLENLYLHGNPWACSCEMKWFLEWEARSRGILKCKKDKAYEGGQLCAACSSPKKLHKQEIHKLKDITCLKPLIESPLRQNRSGSSEEEQGQEEEDGDDQLSLDSFHLPTWNVSLNMTDEHGNTVDLVCSIKKPTDVYKILLNQTDPLEIEVNATVALDFECPMTRENYEKLWKLIAYYSEVPLKLHRAVKLSKDPGVHYEYRQDADDDALYYTGVKAHILAEPGWVMQPSVDIQLNRRQSTARKVLLSYYTWFSQTMSAKDVRRTRSRSWVMVETSEAMQRAQTVLEGSSFQLGCNVRASESPAIFWVLPDGSVLKAPMEDSESRFSVLSGGQLRIKSAEYSDSGLYHCVAQVTDEMDRIVYRVAVQTLVTQPPGGHTVTITKSPGEPVVLPCSALAIPEAQLSWVLPSKRIMSHLANTSHAYMLGNGTLSIPKVQASDGGYYRCVAVNLQGADHFTVGVTVNKKGPSRTSKRGRRPGSKTLSRIRGDVIEDEGGSGIGSEDKTPRRVLHPMDQEVFIKTKDEASVGGKKTKKGRRKWKLWKNPEKEPETNVAEGRRAFESRRRINVANKQINPERWADILARVRGRNLPKGTEVTQVIQTTTPPSVGVEVSPLSPAVPPPSVSPEQTTTSAEDSSADTSIFNEEEEVLNTISSARIALEHDRDGGVLAEPTVTSMQLEDVLDQEISEKTEDSAPTEADSSVPTQMSLPHESSSPLQILDTSYEEPTYEEVATEGWSTVPSIASVPPPTSKVDELPLDAISLAEAETETYLYPDPKTDSQPAEDKMEDLTSTGFTPTPTWWAVDPRTSEPLGEPDVPAQTNLQGQTDGMKPMQGGLGTQGNSLMKKDVVESSQIPGEGNVLERDPTGSRRPESEELRGMGSLAPFTLPRESTPDTLLARDSITVSMMTLEPKTASPTELTTHPFRKKPNGRKKLRPHRFRHRHKQTPPTTSAPTETFSTRPTQVPEMKVPSKVEGLLVLTSEVDNLVGITKQLEMGKPAEPVTKGTPRRKHSKKQNKHRYTTSTVSSTDSLPKTIYLPQNKHKYVTTPSSETLLLSATISLKTGDPSETRRAEDDMTTTSKVRLSLSKVQEATTVTYKSASDRKEIKKHYDVTNIHDHETSTPAPTESGINIASPSGSVVSPVEGFMEESYLLAFPGTPGWTSPTTAQPQRVETGRPPSSAWETRTDPPLWKELENTYFPSEFSPSAAISTLSQQGEDAASATVSSVRLESPSSQAETTTRGQDQQKPTLATTHPEIRPQDHASTPGSLKEPAFPFPPTMSMPLVQTTTKFTPLSTTTSQTQTESKENVLLNYGGVSETEAPQLNNEGTRYILKPKEVSTPSSKQDNVNFSPKQEFVKEVFDGKTSSTLPQGPDIHHHDGRAQIYHQPGMVPTKFTPPRGTGRPPPMATQSSFRYLVTFQPPRQVTSKPEIRVYPSQDFPESKPFVTPKLTTTTTPLPLHRPKPSTPRKFDDRGTNQFNANPKVFGSNNIPDQRSPAGKPPSSRLPHHSNGRFPFFFNRTFVFPQLGSTLKPQTPTTPASVTRERKVNPDSYNRILSQSVNHMDFGPPAPPLLHPPRATVPPSTNAHNIPPVHSTQSSIPFTMSSGQPSRNFHQSSSKLFSIGGLPASKFWMLGEKPQIITKSPQSVFVTAETDAVFPCEATGKPTPFVTWTKVSTGALMTPSTRTQRFEVLNNGTLVIRKVQVQDHGQYLCTAKNLHGVDTMPVLLTVTTQQPQILASHYQDVTVYLGDTIAMECLAKGTPVPQISWIFPDRRVWHTVSPVEGRVTLHENRTLSIKEASFSDRGVYKCVASNAAGADSLAIRLHVAALPPVIHQEKQENISLPPGLSIHIHCTAKAAPLPSVRWVLGDGTQVRPSQFIRGNLFVFPNGTLYIRNLSPKDSGRYECVAANLVGSARRTVQLTVQRTAANARITGTSPRRTDVRYGGTLRLDCSASGDPWPRTQWRLPSQRMVDALFSFDPRIKVFANGTLLVKSVTDKDAGDYLCVARNKIGDDYVVLKVNVVMKPAKIEHKENDHKVFYGGDLKVDCVATGLPNPEISWSLPDGSLVNSFMQSDDSGGRTKRYVVFNNGTLYFNEVGMREEGDYTCFAENQVGKDEMTVRVKVVAEPAAIRNKTYSVIQVPYGDVVTVTCEAKGEPTPRVTWLSPTNRLIPASSDKYQVYQDGTLLIHKAQRSDSGNYTCVVRNSAGEDRKVVWIQVQVQPPKINGNRNAITTVREIAAGGSRKLIDCRAEGIPAPKALWAFPEGVVLPAPYYGNRITVHRNGTLDIRNLRKSDSVQFVCIARNEGGEARLIVQLTVLDPVEKPVFHDPVSEKIIAMAGHTISLNCSAAGTPAPTLVWVLPNGTELQGGRQLQRFYHKSDGRLHISSLSSADAGAYRCVARNSAGYSERLVSLKVGLRPGASSQHQHVVTIINGETLQLPCLIQASRPARFSWTLPNGMVLEVPQEVGRFALLENGTLTVHEASVFDRGTYTCKADTEYGPSVMSVPVIVIAYPPRITSEATPVIYARPGSTVKINCLAMGIPKAQITWELPDKSHLTAGTQARIYGNKFLQPQGSLTIQQASPRDAGFYKCTAKNILGRDSKTTYIHVF from the exons GTTTAATAGTATCCAGGCCGTATCAGAAACCTCATTCGCGGGACTGACGAAGTTGGAGCTGCTTATGGTACATGGAAACGAAATCCCAAGCATCCCTGATGGGGCGTTACGAGACCTCAGCTCTCTGCAG GTCTTCAAGTTCAGCTACAACAAGCTTCGTGTGATCACGGGACAGACCCTCCGGGGCCTCTCGAGCTTGGTGAGGCTGCACGTGGACCACAACAAGATTGAGTTCATCCACCCGCAAGCTTTCCACGGCTTGATGTCCCTGAGACTCCTTCATCTGGAAGGGAACCTTCTCCGGCAGCTGCATCCCGGCACCTTCTCCACGTTCTCCTTTCTGGACTATTTCCGGCTCTCCACCGTGAGGCACCTCTATTTAGCGGAGAACAAGATCAGCTCTCTTCCTACCGGGATGCTTCAGAACATGCCACTTCTGGAGAACCTCTACCTGCACGGGAACCCCTGGGCCTGTAGCTGCGAGATGAAGTGGTTTCTGGAATGGGAGGCGAGATCCAGAG GAATCCTAAAATGTAAAAAGGACAAAGCCTACGAGGGCGGTCAGCTGTGCGCCGCGTGCTCCAGTCCCAAGAAGTTGCACAAACAAGAGATTCACAAGCTCAAGGACATCACTTGCTTGAAGCCGCTCATCGAGTCTCCTCTGAGGCAGAACCGGAGCGGGAGCAGCGAGGAGGAGCAGGGACAAGAGGAGGAAGACGGCGATGACCAGCTTTCCCTGGACAGCTTCCACCTCCCCACATGGAATGTCTCCTTGAACATGACGGACGAGCATGGAAATACGGTGGATTTGGTCTGCAGCATCAAGAAACCCACAGATGTGTACAAAATCCTCTTGAACCAGACGGATCCTCTTGAGATTGAAGTCAACGCGACGGTCGCCTTAGATTTTGAGTGTCCCATGACCAGGGAGAACTACGAGAAGCTGTGGAAACTGATAGCGTATTATAGCGAGGTCCCGCTGAAGCTGCACCGAGCAGTCAAGCTCAGCAAAGACCCCGGCGTCCACTATGAGTACAGACAGGATGCTGACGACGACGCGCTCTACTACACAGGCGTCAAAGCCCACATCCTTGCGGAGCCAGGTTGGGTCATGCAGCCATCCGTGGACATCCAACTGAACCGGCGCCAGAGCACTGCTAGAAAGGTGCTGCTCTCCTATTACACGTGGTTTTCGCAAACGATGTCCGCCAAGGATGTGAGGCGGACGCGGAGCAGAAGCTGGGTGATGGTCGAGACGAGCGAAGCCATGCAAAGGGCTCAGACGGTCCTGGAAGGAAGCTCCTTCCAGCTGGGCTGCAATGTGAGGGCTTCTGAGAGTCCTGCCATCTTCTGGGTGTTGCCAGATGGCTCTGTCCTGAAAGCCCCCATGGAGGACTCAGAGAGCAGGTTCTCTGTCCTCAGTGGTGGTCAGCTGAGGATCAAGTCAGCAGAGTACTCGGACTCGGGATTGTACCATTGTGTAGCTCAGGTGACAGATGAAATGGACCGGATAGTGTACAGGGTCGCTGTGCAGACGCTGGTCACTCAGCCACCTGGAGGACACACAGTGACCATCACCAAGAGCCCTGGGGAGCCAGTGGTATTGCCCTGCAGTGCCCTGGCAATTCCCGAAGCCCAGCTGAGCTGGGTTCTTCCAAGCAAAAGGATAATGAGCCATCTGGCTAACACATCCCATGCATACATGCTGGGTAATGGAACACTCTCCATCCCAAAGGTTCAAGCCAGCGACGGTGGCTACTACAGATGTGTGGCTGTCAACCTGCAAGGGGCAGACCACTTCACTGTGGGGGTCACCGTGAATAAGAAAGGACCCAGCAGGACCTCAAAAAGAGGCAGACGCCCAGGCTCGAAGACCCTTTCCAGAATAAGAGGAGATGTCATAGAGGATGAAGGGGGCTCAGGCATTGGAAGTGAAGACAAGACTCCAAGGAGGGTCCTACATCCAATGGACCAAGAGGTGTTTATCAAAACGAAGGACGAAGCCAGTGTTGGAGGTAAAAAGACTAAGAAAGGCCGACGAAAATGGAAACTCTGGAAGAATCCTGAAAAGGAACCAGAGACGAACGTTGCGGAAGGTCGCCGAGCGTTTGAGTCCAGGAGAAGGATCAATGTGGCAAACAAACAGATTAATCCTGAGCGCTGGGCAGATATCTTAGCCAGAGTCCGTGGGAGGAATCTCCCCAAGGGCACAGAAGTCACCCAGGTCATACAAACCACGACTCCTCCATCAGTGGGCGTAGAGGTCTCCCCTCTTTCTCCTGCTGTTCCTCCACCCTCGGTATCTCCTGAACAGACAACAACCAGTGCAGAGGACTCCTCAGCAGATACTTCCATATTCAATGAGGAGGAGGAGGTTTTGAATACCATTTCTTCAGCCAGGATTGCACTAGAACACGACCGCGATGGGGGCGTTCTTGCTGAACCCACGGTAACAAGCATGCAGCTGGAAGATGTTCTCGATCAGGAGATTTCTGAGAAGACAGAAGACTCGGCTCCCACCGAAGCTGACTCTTCAGTCCCTACACAGATGTCTTTGCCTCATGAATCCTCTTCCCCTCTGCAGATCCTGGACACGTCCTATGAAGAGCCTACCTATGAAGAGGTAGCAACAGAGGGCTGGTCCACAGTACCAAGCATTGCATCTGTGCCCCCACCCACGTCCAAAGTGGATGAGCTGCCATTGGATGCCATCTCTTTGGCGGAGGCTGAGACGGAAACATATCTTTACCCAGATCCGAAGACTGATTCTCAACCAGCTGAGGATAAGATGGAAGATCTGACCTCCACAGGCTTCACTCCAACCCCTACCTGGTGGGCTGTGGACCCCAGGACATCTGAGCCGTTAGGGGAACCAGATGTACCagcacaaacaaatctacaaggaCAAACAGATGGCATGAAGCCTATGCAAGGGGGCTTAGGCACTCAAGGCAACTCACTGATGAAAAAAGACGTGGTGGAGAGCTCTCAGATACCTGGGGAAGGGAACGTCCTGGAGAGAGACCCCACAGGCTCCAGACGTCCCGAGAGTGAGGAGCTACGAGGGATGGGCAGCCTTGCTCCATTTACGCTGCCCAGAGAAAGCACACCTGATACTCTACTTGCCAGGGACAGCATTACAGTATCAATGATGACGTTAGAACCAAAGACCGCTTCACCAACCGAGCTGACCACTCACCCTTTTCGAAAAAAGCCCAACGGGAGGAAAAAGTTACGACCTCACAGGTTCCGCCACCGGCACAAGCAAACTCCGCCGACAACGTCTGCCCCCACGGAGACTTTTTCTACCCGACCCACTCAGGTGCCAGAGATGAAGGTTCCAAGCAAAGTGGAGGGTTTGCTTGTCTTGACATCTGAGGTTGATAACCTAGTTGGTATCACCAAACAGTTAGAAATGGGGAAACCTGCAGAACCAGTGACCAAGGGAACCCCAAGAAGGAAACactcaaagaaacaaaacaaacatcggTATACCACGTCCACCGTGAGCTCAACGGACTCTTTGCCCAAGACCATCTATCTCccacaaaataaacataaatacGTGACTACTCCCAGCTCTGAAACTCTACTTTTATCTGCAACCATTTCTCTGAAAACCGGGGACCCAAGTGAGACAAGGAGAGCAGAAGATGATATGACAACCACCTCAAAAGTACGTCTGTCTCTCAGTAAAGTCCAAGAGGCTACCACAGTCACATATAAGTCCGCATCAGATAGGAAGGAAATTAAGAAGCATTACGATGTCACAAACATCCATGACCATGAAACTAGCACTCCAGCCCCCACTGAGTCAGGAATTAACATCGCATCACCTTCTGGCTCGGTGGTCTCCCCTGTGGAAGGATTTATGGAAGAATCTTACCTGTTAGCGTTTCCAGGAACTCCAGGCTGGACTTCTCCCACGACAGCCCAGCCTCAGAGGGTGGAGACAGGCAGACCTCCTAGCAGTGCTTGGGAAACCCGGACAGACCCACCCCTTTGGAAAGAGTTGGAAAACACATATTTTCCTTCTGAGTTTTCACCTTCTGCGGCAATCTCTACACTCTCTCAGCAGGGGGAAGACGCTGCTTCTGCTACCGTCTCAAGCGTGAGACTAGAGTCACCCTCAAGCCAGGCAGAAACCACCACTCGTGGTCAGGATCAGCAAAAACCCACCCTAGCGACTACCCATCCTGAAATTAGACCACAAGATCACGCCTCTACACCTGGCTCCCTGAAGGAACCAGCATTCCCATTCCCACCCACAATGTCAATGCCTTTAGTACAAACCACCACTAAGTTCACACCTCTTAGTACAACAACATCTCAAACACAAACAGAGtccaaagaaaatgttttgcttAATTATGGGGGTGTCTCAGAAACCGAAGCACCCCAATTGAACAATGAGGGAACGCGGTATATATTGAAGCCAAAGGAGGTATCCACTCCCTCTTCCAAGCAGGATAACGTGAACTTCTCTCCAAAGCAGGAGTTCGTAAAGGAGGTGTTTGATGGTAAGACCTCAAGCACTCTACCTCAAGGTCCAGACATTCACCACCATGATGGAAGAGCACAGATTTACCACCAACCAGGTATGGTTCCCACCAAATTTACACCACCAAGAGGGACAGGGAGGCCACCACCTATGGCCACTCAAAGCTCCTTTAGATACTTGGTGACGTTCCAGCCGCCTCGTCAGGTGACCAGCAAACCAGAAATAAGAGTGTATCCTTCACAGGATTTTCCAGAGAGCAAGCCCTTTGTGACTCCAAAATTAACCACCACGACAACTCCCCTTCCACTTCACAGACCCAAACCCAGCACTCCCAGGAAATTTGATGACCGTGGAACCAACCAGTTCAATGCCAACCCCAAAGTATTTGGGAGCAACAACATCCCTGATCAAAGAAGCCCCGCTGGAAAGCCACCGAGCTCAAGACTTCCTCATCATTCCAATGGCAGGTTCCCATTCTTCTTTAACAGGACTTTTGTGTTCCCACAGTTAGGATCCACCCTGAAGCCTCAGACACCCACCACTCCTGCCTCAGTGACAAGAGAGAGAAAAGTCAACCCAGATTCCTACAACAGGATACTTTCCCAGAGCGTCAACCACATGGATTTTGGTCCTCCTGCACCTCCTTTGTTGCACCCTCCCCGGGCCACCGTGCCACCCTCAACTAATGCACACAATATCCCCCCAGTCCATTCCACCCAGAGCTCCATCCCTTTCACTATGTCTTCTGGCCAGCCTTCCAGAAACTTTCATCAGAGCAGCTCCAAACTCTTCTCCATTGGAGGACTGCCTGCATCCAAATTCTGGATGCTTGGGGAAAAACCCCAAATCATCACCAAATCCCCACAATCCGTATTTGTCACTGCGGAGACAGATGCTGTATTTCCATGTGAGGCAACAGGGAAACCCACGCCTTTCGTTACCTGGACAAAGGTGTCCACAG GGGCTCTCATGACTCCCAGCACGCGGACACAGCGGTTTGAAGTCCTGAACAATGGCACCCTCGTGATCCGGAAGGTCCAGGTGCAGGACCACGGCCAGTACCTGTGTACTGCCAAGAATTTGCACGGTGTGGACACCATGCCGGTCCTGCTCACGGTGACCACGCAGCAGCCCCAGATCCTTGCCTCGCACTACCAGGACGTCACCGTCTACCTCGGAGACACCATCGCCATGGAGTGCCTGGCCAAGGGCACCCCCGTACCCCAAATCTCCTGGATCTTCCCCGACAGGAGGGTGTGGCACACTGTGTCCCCCGTGGAGGGCAGGGTCACGCTGCATGAGAACCGCACCCTGTCCATCAAGGAGGCCTCTTTCTCTGACAGAGGCGTCTACAAGTGCGTGGCCAGCAATGCTGCGGGCGCCGACAGCCTGGCCATCCGCCTACACGTGGCGGCCCTGCCCCCGGTCATCCACCAGGAGAAGCAGGAGAACATCTCTCTGCCCCCCGGACTTAGCATCCACATCCACTGCACCGCCAAGGCCGCACCACTGCCCAGCGTGCGCTGGGTGCTGGGCGACGGTACCCAGGTGCGCCCTTCACAGTTCATCCGCGGGAACCTCTTTGTCTTCCCCAACGGCACGCTCTACATCCGGAACCTATCGCCCAAGGACAGCGGGCGTTACGAGTGCGTAGCCGCCAACCTGGTGGGCTCGGCGCGCAGGACAGTGCAGCTGACGGTGCAGCGCACCGCCGCGAACGCGCGCATCACCGGCACGTCCCCGCGGAGGACCGACGTGCGGTACGGCGGGACCCTGCGCCTTGACTGCAGCGCTTCGGGGGACCCCTGGCCGCGCACCCAGTGGAGGCTGCCGTCCCAGCGGATGGTAGATGCGCTGTTCAG cTTTGACCCCAGAATCAAAGTGTTTGCCAACGGGACTCTGTTGGTGAAGTCTGTCACCGACAAAGACGCGGGGGATTACCTGTGCGTCGCCCGCAACAAGATTGGCGACGACTACGTGGTGCTGAAGGTGAACGTGGTGATGAAGCCGGCGAAGATTGAGCACAAGGAGAACGACCACAAGGTCTTCTATGGAGGTGATCTGAAAGTGGACTGCGTAGCCACAGGGCTCCCCAACCCCGAGATCTCCTGGAGTCTCCCTGATGGGAGCCTGGTCAACTCCTTCATGCAGTCGGACGACAGTGGTGGACGGACCAAGCGCTACGTGGTCTTCAATAATGGCACGCTCTACTTCAATGAGGTGGGGATGAGAGAAGAGGGTGATTACACCTGCTTTGCCGAGAACCAGGTTGGCAAGGATGAAATGACGGTGCGCGTCAAGGTGGTGGCGGAGCCCGCAGCAATCCGAAACAAGACGTACTCTGTCATCCAGGTCCCCTATGGGGATGTGGTCACTGTGACATGCGAGGCCAAAGGGGAACCCACCCCAAGGGTGACCTGGTTGTCTCCCACCAACAGGCTGATCCCGGCCTCCTCGGATAAGTACCAAGTCTACCAAGATGGCACTCTTCTGATTCACAAGGCTCAGAGGTCTGACAGCGGTAACTATACCTGTGTGGTCCGGAACAGTGCCGGAGAGGACAGGAAGGTCGTCTGGATCCAGGTCCAAGTCCAGCCACCCAAGATCAATGGGAACCGCAATGCCATCACCACAGTTCGGGAGATTGCAGCTGGAGGGAGTCGGAAGCTGATTGACTGCAGAGCGGAAGGCATCCCGGCTCCAAAGGCACTGTGGGCATTTCCCGAGGGTGTGGTCTTGCCTGCCCCATACTACGGGAACCGGATCACCGTCCACCGCAACGGCACGCTGGACATCCGCAACCTGAGAAAGAGCGACTCTGTCCAGTTCGTGTGCATCGCCCGCAACGAAGGCGGGGAGGCCAggctcattgtccagcttacagTTTTGGACCCCGTGGAGAAGCCCGTCTTCCATGACCCGGTGAGCGAGAAGATCATAGCCATGGCTGGGCACACCATCAGCCTCAACTGTTCTGCTGCGGGGACCCCAGCGCCCACGCTGGTGTGGGTCCTTCCCAACGGGACGGAGCTCCAGGGCGGCAGACAGCTGCAGCGGTTCTACCACAAGAGCGACGGCAGGTTGCACATCAGTAGCCTCTCCTCTGCAGACGCCGGGGCTTACCGCTGCGTAGCAAGGAACTCTGCGGGCTACTCGGAGAGGCTGGTGTCGCTCAAGGTGGGACTCCGGCCCGGGGCAAGCAGCCAGCACCAACACGTGGTGACCATCATCAATGGAGAGACGTTGCAGCTCCCCTGCCTCATCCAAGCCAGCCGGCCGGCTCGATTCTCCTGGACACTCCCCAACGGCATGGTCCTGGAGGTCCCCCAAGAAGTGGGGCGCTTTGCCCTCTTGGAAAACGGCACGCTGACGGTGCATGAGGCCTCGGTGTTTGACAGAGGGACCTACACGTGCAAGGCAGACACCGAGTACGGCCCTTCCGTCATGAGCGTCCCGGTTATCGTCATTGCCTATCCGCCGCGCATCACCAGCGAGGCCACACCGGTCATCTACGCCCGTCCCGGGAGCACCGTGAAGATCAACTGCTTGGCCATGGGCATTCCCAAAGCCCAGATAACGTGGGAGCTACCAGACAAGTCCCATCTGACTGCCGGCACCCAGGCTCGCATCTACGGGAACAAATTCCTCCAGCCGCAGGGCTCCCTGACGATCCAGCAGGCGTCTCCACGAGACGCAGGTTTCTACAAGTGCACAGCAAAGAACATCCTGGGCAGGGACTCAAAGACCACTTACATCCATGTCTTCTGA